ACTGCTGCTTCAGGCCGCGCTCGATGCGGGTGATATCGGCGAGCAGCGCCGCCGCGTCGTGCTTCTGGCGCAGCGTCGCCTGCACCGACACCATCACGTCCGCGCCAAGTTGCACCGCGATCAGGTGGATCACCCGCTCGACCTCCGGCCGCGCCTGGAAATACGCATGCAACTGCCGCTGCAGCGCCGGGTCCACGCTTTGCCCGATCAGCATCGCCTTGATCTCGATCGCCACCAGCACCGCGACCACGATCAGCAGCGCACCGATGGCGATGGTGCCCAGCGCGTCCCACAGCGGGTTGCCGGTCAGCACCGTCAGCAGCACCGCGGCCAGCGCCAGCGCCAGGCCGAGCAGCGCGGCCAGGTCCTCGCCGAAGATCACGATCAGCTCGGCCTGGCGGCTCTCGCGGAACCAGGTCCACAGCGAACGCCCGCCGCGCACCTTGCCGATCTCCTGCAGGCAGGTGCGCAGCGACACGCCCTCGGCGACCAGCGCGAACCCCAGCACGCCCACCGCCC
This sequence is a window from Xanthomonas sp. CFBP 8443. Protein-coding genes within it:
- a CDS encoding cation diffusion facilitator family transporter; this encodes MSGSGDSRRAIFFALGANLAIALAKGAAALATGSGAMLAETVHSLADCGNQLLLLLGMRQAKRPASAEYPLGYGRAIYFWSFLVAVMLFCIGGMFSMYEGVHKLLQPEPLSSWGWAVGVLGFALVAEGVSLRTCLQEIGKVRGGRSLWTWFRESRQAELIVIFGEDLAALLGLALALAAVLLTVLTGNPLWDALGTIAIGALLIVVAVLVAIEIKAMLIGQSVDPALQRQLHAYFQARPEVERVIHLIAVQLGADVMVSVQATLRQKHDAAALLADITRIERGLKQQFPMVRWSFFEPEPGAAGAASGASPGLLQ